In Myxococcus stipitatus, the following are encoded in one genomic region:
- a CDS encoding hybrid sensor histidine kinase/response regulator, with the protein MRSKKKGALAEVVPLRPTTSKKSTRRAVKPAPPADADTVARALLEMARHLTDNAGPTEALRAHLQTLHTLLKPKVCYVARYFPSREQLHVEHVRGRYDSRVIAAVPGEGVVGRAFSEKKLLRDAETLAVPLESPHGVTGVLVILGARRTVSEPVLQSLAAQLSAAYEVARLRDDSARRNKDLQTAIAGLKSLEQNREELLGNVSHDLKNPLTTIKSYLAMMGREKLGPLTDSQRRAVQICDRNSDRMLRMVNDLLLMSRLQSGKMQLNQRPFGLKAVAEEVVRALGVLAEHCKVRVVIPPCPEVFVRGDRERIAEAVHNLVENGIHHSEPDDTVEVSISTEDGLATLTVKDSGPGMSAEALEHVFDAFYRAQPGVPRPPGAGLGLPLVGKIIALHGGRVEAASVLGEGSTFQMVLPMFAGAVNSPDLNQAAPKAGGILLVEDDADCREVLQQVLEQEGYRVMATSGASEARSILSHIRPAMVLLDLRLSEEDGQSVLRFIRGTESLADIVVYIISGASEVASLTSGQGLERIDGFFEKPLQLPKLLDTVAAVVRPSRRAPAVP; encoded by the coding sequence GTGCGCTCGAAGAAGAAGGGGGCCCTGGCAGAGGTCGTGCCGCTGCGCCCCACCACCTCGAAGAAGTCCACCCGTCGAGCGGTGAAGCCTGCCCCCCCGGCGGATGCCGACACCGTCGCGCGCGCCCTCCTGGAGATGGCGCGCCACCTCACCGACAACGCGGGGCCCACCGAGGCCCTTCGCGCCCACCTGCAGACCCTGCACACGCTGCTCAAGCCCAAGGTCTGCTACGTGGCCCGCTACTTCCCCTCCCGGGAGCAGCTCCACGTCGAACATGTCCGCGGCCGCTACGACAGCCGCGTCATCGCCGCCGTCCCGGGTGAAGGCGTGGTCGGCCGGGCCTTCTCCGAGAAGAAGCTGCTGCGCGACGCGGAGACCCTCGCCGTGCCGCTCGAGAGTCCGCACGGCGTCACCGGTGTCCTCGTCATCCTGGGCGCGCGCCGCACCGTCTCCGAACCGGTGCTCCAGTCGCTGGCCGCGCAGCTCTCCGCCGCCTACGAGGTCGCCCGGCTCCGCGATGACAGCGCCCGGCGGAACAAGGACCTCCAGACCGCCATCGCGGGCCTCAAGAGCCTGGAGCAGAACCGAGAGGAACTGCTAGGCAACGTCTCGCACGACTTGAAGAACCCGCTCACCACCATCAAGTCGTACCTGGCGATGATGGGACGCGAGAAGCTGGGTCCCCTCACGGACTCGCAGCGCCGCGCGGTGCAGATCTGCGACCGGAACTCCGACCGCATGCTGCGCATGGTGAACGACCTGCTGCTCATGTCCCGGCTCCAGTCCGGGAAGATGCAGCTCAACCAGCGCCCCTTCGGCCTCAAGGCCGTGGCCGAGGAGGTGGTCCGCGCGCTGGGTGTCCTCGCCGAGCACTGCAAGGTGCGGGTGGTGATTCCCCCCTGCCCCGAGGTCTTCGTCCGCGGAGACCGCGAGCGCATCGCCGAGGCCGTCCACAACCTCGTCGAGAACGGCATCCACCACAGCGAGCCCGATGACACCGTGGAGGTCAGCATCTCCACCGAGGACGGGCTCGCCACGCTCACGGTGAAGGACAGCGGCCCCGGCATGTCCGCCGAGGCGCTCGAGCACGTGTTCGATGCCTTCTATCGCGCCCAGCCGGGGGTGCCTCGCCCTCCCGGTGCGGGGCTGGGTCTCCCCCTGGTCGGGAAGATCATCGCGCTGCATGGAGGACGGGTGGAGGCGGCCAGCGTGCTCGGCGAGGGGAGCACGTTCCAGATGGTGCTGCCGATGTTCGCCGGGGCCGTGAACTCTCCGGACCTGAATCAAGCGGCCCCCAAGGCGGGCGGCATCCTCCTGGTGGAGGACGACGCGGACTGCCGCGAGGTGCTGCAACAGGTGTTGGAGCAGGAGGGCTACCGGGTGATGGCCACCTCGGGTGCCTCGGAGGCTCGCTCCATCCTGTCTCACATCCGGCCGGCCATGGTGCTGCTGGACCTGCGGCTGAGCGAGGAGGACGGCCAGTCGGTGCTCCGCTTCATCCGTGGCACCGAGTCGCTGGCGGACATCGTCGTGTACATCATCTCGGGTGCCAGCGAGGTGGCCTCGCTCACGTCCGGGCAGGGGCTGGAGCGCATCGACGGCTTCTTCGAGAAGCCCCTCCAGTTGCCCAAGCTGCTGGACACGGTGGCGGCGGTGGTGCGGCCCAGCCGCCGAGCCCCAGCCGTCCCCTAG
- a CDS encoding HEAT repeat domain-containing protein yields MGLFDIFTGGSGPEKALKLKPKVTQKYGDPATRQKAIQQLGEMKYPEAVSVLLARFTITVDPLTTDADEKEHTFELVKSFGKDAVPPIVEFLSKTEQATSWALRLLGELLSEDEVTGACVNALQHLSAHYTKNPEKKVVLLHHVSGREDARIPPVVLPFLEDMSDDVKIAALKALASFKYEPAREPVLKLLTADETGRRVQTSALATLADSGFSVADKRAQVEPLLVEPYVLDKDGRIQRRS; encoded by the coding sequence ATGGGCCTCTTCGACATCTTCACGGGCGGCTCGGGGCCCGAGAAAGCCCTCAAGCTCAAGCCCAAGGTCACCCAGAAGTACGGTGATCCGGCGACTCGCCAGAAGGCCATCCAGCAGCTCGGGGAGATGAAATATCCCGAGGCCGTCTCCGTGCTGCTCGCCCGCTTCACCATCACGGTGGACCCGCTCACCACGGACGCGGACGAGAAGGAGCACACCTTCGAGCTGGTGAAGTCCTTCGGCAAGGACGCCGTTCCCCCCATCGTCGAGTTCCTCAGCAAAACGGAGCAGGCCACGTCCTGGGCGCTGCGCCTCCTGGGCGAGCTGCTCAGCGAGGACGAAGTCACCGGGGCCTGCGTCAACGCCCTCCAGCACCTGTCCGCGCACTACACGAAGAACCCGGAGAAGAAGGTCGTCCTCCTCCACCACGTCTCCGGCCGAGAGGATGCGCGCATTCCTCCCGTGGTCCTCCCCTTCCTCGAGGACATGTCGGACGATGTGAAGATCGCCGCGCTCAAGGCGCTCGCCTCCTTCAAGTACGAGCCGGCGCGCGAGCCCGTGCTCAAGCTCCTGACGGCCGATGAGACGGGACGCCGGGTGCAGACGTCCGCGCTCGCCACCCTGGCCGACTCGGGCTTCAGCGTGGCGGACAAGCGGGCCCAGGTCGAGCCGCTGCTCGTGGAGCCGTACGTCCTGGACAAGGACGGCCGTATCCAGCGCCGCTCCTGA
- a CDS encoding DnaJ C-terminal domain-containing protein, with the protein MADDYYQILGVDRTASDDAIKKAYRKLARQHHPDVNPGNKAAEEKFKQIGSAFDVLSDPKKRKLYDEFGEDAEKIGFDEKKAEAYRQYRAAASRGGAGGIPYGGEDFDLGDLFNDLFGRRGGANAGGGGAGFDVGDMFGRGRRRPAAGPERGNDLSTHARITLAEAVTGTERTLSVTRPSRVGAGPDEATRLTVKIPAGVQTGSKVRLAGQGAPGLRGGTPGDLYIETEVMEHPLVRREGDDLHVDLPVTVSEAMLGAEVRVPTFQGEVTVKVPSGSQSGRQMRLKGRGVPSLKGGAPGDLYLHLQVKVPDTDTPEARAAAETLSRAYSDDVRRELTL; encoded by the coding sequence ATGGCGGACGACTACTACCAGATCCTCGGCGTGGACCGGACGGCCTCCGACGACGCCATCAAGAAGGCGTACCGGAAGCTCGCGCGCCAGCACCATCCGGACGTCAACCCCGGAAATAAGGCCGCCGAGGAGAAGTTCAAGCAGATCGGCTCGGCCTTCGACGTGCTGTCGGATCCGAAGAAGCGCAAGCTCTACGACGAGTTCGGCGAGGACGCGGAGAAGATCGGCTTCGACGAGAAGAAGGCGGAGGCCTACCGCCAATACCGGGCGGCGGCCTCGCGGGGCGGCGCCGGCGGAATCCCCTACGGAGGCGAGGACTTCGACCTGGGGGACCTCTTCAACGACTTGTTCGGGCGCCGAGGGGGGGCCAACGCCGGAGGCGGCGGAGCGGGGTTCGACGTCGGAGACATGTTCGGCCGGGGCCGTCGTCGTCCCGCCGCGGGCCCCGAGCGGGGCAATGACCTGTCCACCCACGCCCGCATCACGCTGGCGGAGGCCGTCACCGGGACCGAGCGCACCCTCTCCGTCACCCGCCCAAGCCGTGTGGGCGCGGGGCCGGACGAGGCGACCCGGCTGACCGTGAAGATTCCCGCCGGCGTCCAGACCGGCTCCAAGGTGCGGCTGGCGGGCCAGGGCGCCCCGGGACTCCGCGGCGGGACTCCGGGAGACCTCTACATCGAGACGGAAGTGATGGAGCATCCCCTGGTGCGCCGCGAAGGGGACGACCTGCATGTGGACCTCCCCGTGACAGTCTCGGAGGCCATGCTTGGCGCGGAGGTCCGCGTGCCCACCTTCCAGGGCGAGGTCACCGTGAAGGTTCCATCAGGCTCACAATCCGGGCGCCAGATGCGTCTCAAAGGGCGCGGAGTCCCCTCCCTCAAGGGCGGCGCCCCTGGCGACCTGTATCTCCACCTCCAGGTCAAGGTGCCGGATACGGATACGCCCGAGGCCCGGGCCGCCGCGGAGACCCTGTCCCGGGCCTACAGCGACGATGTGCGTCGCGAGCTGACTCTCTGA
- the rimI gene encoding ribosomal protein S18-alanine N-acetyltransferase encodes MRRLEEDMAPRLSHGFSIRRMTMDDLAAVMALEQAAFKNPWSAELLKRELEHEWSTILLVEEPRETVPPLLLGLAIFWIVHDEVHVLNVATAPQHRRRGVARAVMEEVLERGRGRRCSLATLEVRKSNEAAIQLYRSFGFRPVGIRPNYYADEREDAVVMVLDF; translated from the coding sequence ATGAGACGGCTCGAGGAGGACATGGCGCCGCGGCTGTCGCATGGCTTCTCCATCCGCCGCATGACGATGGACGACCTGGCGGCGGTGATGGCGCTGGAGCAGGCGGCCTTCAAGAACCCTTGGTCCGCGGAGCTGCTCAAGCGCGAGCTGGAGCACGAATGGTCCACCATCCTCCTCGTGGAGGAGCCCCGGGAGACCGTGCCCCCCTTGCTCCTGGGGTTGGCCATCTTCTGGATCGTCCACGATGAGGTCCACGTGCTCAACGTGGCCACGGCGCCTCAGCACCGGCGCCGGGGCGTGGCCCGGGCGGTGATGGAGGAAGTGCTGGAGCGGGGGAGGGGACGGCGGTGCAGCCTTGCCACCTTGGAGGTGCGCAAGAGCAACGAGGCCGCGATCCAGCTCTACCGCTCGTTCGGCTTCCGTCCCGTGGGCATCCGTCCCAACTACTACGCGGACGAGCGCGAGGACGCGGTGGTGATGGTCCTCGACTTCTGA
- the rpsL gene encoding 30S ribosomal protein S12 yields MPTISQLVRKGREKLNIKGKSPALKECPQKRGVCTRVYTTTPKKPNSALRKVARVRLTNGIEVTSYIPGVGHNLQEHSVVMIRGGRVKDLPGVRYHIVRGTLDSVGVAGRKQSRSKYGAKRPS; encoded by the coding sequence GTGCCGACCATTAGCCAGCTGGTCCGCAAGGGCCGCGAGAAGCTGAACATCAAGGGCAAGAGCCCCGCGCTCAAGGAGTGCCCCCAGAAGCGCGGCGTTTGCACCCGCGTGTACACCACGACTCCGAAGAAGCCGAACTCGGCCCTCCGCAAGGTGGCCCGCGTGCGTCTGACCAACGGAATCGAAGTGACGTCCTACATCCCCGGCGTGGGCCACAACCTCCAGGAGCACTCGGTGGTGATGATCCGCGGCGGCCGTGTGAAGGACCTCCCGGGTGTGCGCTACCACATCGTTCGTGGAACGCTCGACTCCGTGGGTGTCGCGGGTCGCAAGCAGAGCCGCTCCAAGTACGGCGCGAAGCGTCCGAGCTGA
- the rpsG gene encoding 30S ribosomal protein S7 gives MPRRRVVAKRKILPDPKFQDRLVTKFVNDLMRKGKKSIAEGVCYGAFALIEERAKEDPLKTFKKALDNVKPVLEVKSRRVGGATYQVPVEVRQDRRVALGMRWIIQYSKARGEKTMQEKLAGEIMDAANNRGNAVKKREDTHKMAEANKAFAHYRW, from the coding sequence ATGCCTCGTCGTCGCGTAGTCGCCAAGCGCAAGATTCTTCCGGATCCGAAGTTCCAGGACCGGCTCGTCACCAAGTTCGTCAACGACCTGATGCGGAAGGGCAAGAAGTCCATCGCGGAAGGCGTTTGCTACGGAGCCTTCGCCCTCATCGAGGAGCGCGCGAAGGAGGACCCTCTCAAGACGTTCAAGAAGGCCCTCGACAACGTCAAGCCGGTGCTGGAGGTGAAGAGCCGCCGCGTCGGTGGTGCCACCTACCAGGTGCCCGTCGAGGTCCGTCAGGACCGTCGCGTCGCGCTCGGGATGCGCTGGATCATCCAGTACTCCAAGGCGCGTGGCGAGAAGACCATGCAGGAGAAGTTGGCCGGCGAGATCATGGACGCCGCCAACAACCGCGGTAACGCGGTGAAGAAGCGTGAAGACACGCACAAGATGGCGGAGGCCAACAAGGCTTTCGCGCACTACCGCTGGTAG
- the fusA gene encoding elongation factor G, with the protein MAREHPLERYRNIGIMAHIDAGKTTTTERILFYTGAIHRMGEVHEGTTTTDWMVQERERGITITSAAITAFWTRGDQRYRVNIIDTPGHVDFTIEVERSLRVLDGAITVFDAVNGVEPQSETVWRQADRYKVPRICFINKMDRVGADFEMSVGTIREKLGARAVRMQLPLGAEDKHRGVIDLVTMKALVFVDSEQGSRYDFADIPEEYREQAEAARAELIEAAAEQDDALTEKFLEGQELTEQEIRSAIRKGCVALKLFPVFCGSAFRHKGVQPLLDAVIDYLPSPLDIPPIHGKTPKGEDAVRETRDDAPFSALAFKIMNDPAFQSQTLTFLRVYSGKLEAGTAVWNSVKGKRERVSRLVQMRADKKDELTECYAGDICAVVGLKLATTGDTLCDDKQPIILERMEFPEPVIDIAIEPKSTADQDKIIQSLQRLAAEDPSFRVKTNEETGQTIIAGMGELHLEIIVDRLLREFKVDANIGKPQVAYRETITTQTEAEGKYIRQTGGRGQYGHIWLRVMPNEPGKGFSFENKVVGGVVTKEFVDAVRDGVKESLQNGPVAGYPMVDVKVEAYDGSMHDVDSSEMAFKIAGSLAFKDAVRAATPVLLEPIMSCEIVTPEDFMGDVIGDLNGRRGKVLGMTPRPGRTQAIQAQVPLAAMFGYSTDLRSRSQGRATYTMQFSHYAPAPKSALNRY; encoded by the coding sequence ATGGCTCGCGAGCATCCCCTGGAGCGCTACCGCAACATCGGCATCATGGCGCACATCGATGCCGGCAAGACGACCACCACCGAGCGGATCCTCTTCTACACTGGCGCCATCCATCGGATGGGCGAGGTGCATGAGGGAACCACCACCACGGACTGGATGGTCCAGGAGCGTGAGCGCGGCATCACGATCACCTCCGCCGCCATCACCGCCTTCTGGACCCGCGGTGACCAGCGCTACCGCGTCAACATCATCGACACGCCTGGACACGTGGACTTCACCATCGAGGTGGAGCGCTCGCTGCGCGTGCTGGACGGCGCCATCACCGTGTTCGACGCGGTGAACGGCGTGGAGCCGCAGTCGGAGACGGTCTGGCGCCAGGCGGACCGCTACAAGGTCCCCCGCATCTGCTTCATCAACAAGATGGACCGGGTGGGCGCGGACTTCGAGATGTCCGTGGGCACCATCCGCGAGAAGCTGGGCGCGCGGGCCGTGCGCATGCAGCTGCCGCTGGGCGCGGAGGACAAGCACCGCGGCGTCATCGACCTCGTGACGATGAAGGCCCTGGTGTTCGTCGACTCGGAGCAGGGCAGCCGCTACGACTTCGCGGACATTCCGGAGGAGTACCGTGAGCAGGCGGAGGCCGCGCGCGCGGAGCTGATCGAGGCCGCGGCGGAGCAGGACGATGCGCTGACGGAGAAGTTCCTCGAGGGCCAGGAGCTGACGGAGCAGGAGATCCGCTCCGCCATCCGCAAGGGCTGCGTGGCGCTGAAGCTCTTCCCCGTGTTCTGCGGCTCGGCGTTCCGCCACAAGGGCGTGCAGCCGCTGCTGGACGCGGTGATTGACTACCTGCCCAGCCCGCTGGACATCCCGCCGATTCACGGCAAGACGCCCAAGGGTGAGGACGCGGTGCGCGAGACGCGCGACGACGCGCCCTTCAGCGCGCTGGCGTTCAAGATCATGAACGACCCGGCGTTCCAGTCGCAGACGCTGACGTTCCTCCGCGTCTACTCGGGGAAGCTCGAGGCGGGCACGGCGGTGTGGAACTCGGTGAAGGGCAAGCGCGAGCGCGTCAGCCGCCTGGTGCAGATGCGCGCGGACAAGAAGGACGAGCTCACGGAGTGCTACGCGGGTGATATCTGCGCCGTGGTGGGACTGAAGCTCGCCACGACGGGGGACACGCTCTGCGACGACAAGCAGCCCATCATCCTCGAGCGGATGGAGTTCCCCGAGCCGGTCATCGACATCGCCATCGAGCCGAAGTCGACGGCGGACCAGGACAAGATCATCCAGTCGCTGCAGCGGCTGGCCGCCGAGGACCCGTCGTTCCGCGTGAAGACCAACGAGGAGACGGGGCAGACCATCATCGCCGGCATGGGCGAGCTGCACCTGGAGATCATCGTCGACCGCCTCCTGCGGGAATTCAAGGTCGACGCCAACATCGGCAAGCCGCAGGTGGCGTACCGGGAGACCATCACCACCCAGACGGAGGCGGAAGGGAAGTACATCCGCCAAACCGGTGGCAGGGGACAGTATGGCCACATCTGGCTGCGGGTGATGCCCAACGAGCCCGGTAAGGGCTTCTCGTTCGAGAACAAAGTCGTGGGTGGCGTGGTGACGAAGGAGTTCGTCGACGCCGTGCGCGACGGGGTCAAGGAGTCCCTGCAGAACGGCCCCGTGGCGGGATACCCCATGGTGGACGTGAAGGTGGAGGCCTACGACGGCTCCATGCACGACGTGGACTCCAGCGAGATGGCGTTCAAGATCGCCGGCTCGCTGGCGTTCAAGGACGCGGTCCGCGCGGCCACGCCTGTGCTGCTCGAGCCCATCATGAGCTGCGAGATCGTCACCCCGGAGGACTTCATGGGCGACGTGATTGGCGACTTGAACGGGCGCCGGGGCAAGGTGCTGGGCATGACGCCTCGGCCGGGCCGCACTCAAGCCATCCAGGCGCAGGTCCCCTTGGCCGCCATGTTCGGGTACTCGACGGACCTGCGCAGCCGCAGCCAGGGAAGGGCGACCTACACCATGCAGTTCAGTCACTACGCGCCCGCGCCGAAGTCGGCGCTCAACCGCTACTGA
- the tuf gene encoding elongation factor Tu has translation MAKEKFERNKPHVNIGTIGHVDHGKTSLTAAITKVLAKTGGATFLAYDQIDKAPEERERGITISTAHVEYQTANRHYAHVDCPGHADYVKNMITGAAQMDGAILVVSAADGPMPQTREHILLARQVGVPYIVVFLNKVDLLDDPELRELVEMEVRDLLKKYEFPGDTIPIIPGSAMKALEGDSSEIGEQAILKLMAAVDSYIPTPQRATDKPFLMPVEDVFSIAGRGTVATGRVERGKIKVGEEVEVVGLRPTQKTVVTGVEMFRKLLDEGMAGDNIGALVRGLKREDMERGQVIAKPGSITPHTKFKAQIYVLSKEEGGRHTPFFKGYRPQFYFRTTDVTGTVKLPENVEMVMPGDNIAIEVELITPVAMEKELRFAVREGGRTVGAGVVAEVIE, from the coding sequence ATGGCCAAGGAGAAGTTCGAGCGTAACAAGCCCCACGTGAACATCGGCACGATCGGACACGTGGACCACGGCAAGACGTCGCTGACGGCGGCCATCACGAAGGTGCTGGCGAAGACGGGCGGCGCCACGTTCCTGGCGTACGACCAGATCGACAAGGCGCCGGAAGAGCGCGAGCGCGGCATCACGATTTCGACGGCGCACGTGGAGTACCAGACGGCGAACCGTCACTACGCGCACGTCGACTGTCCGGGCCACGCCGACTACGTGAAGAACATGATCACGGGCGCGGCGCAGATGGACGGCGCCATCCTGGTGGTGTCGGCGGCGGACGGCCCGATGCCGCAGACGCGTGAGCACATCCTGCTGGCGCGCCAGGTCGGCGTTCCGTACATCGTGGTCTTCCTGAACAAGGTCGACCTGCTGGACGACCCCGAGCTGCGCGAGCTGGTGGAGATGGAGGTTCGCGACCTGCTCAAGAAGTACGAGTTCCCGGGCGACACCATCCCCATCATCCCCGGGTCCGCCATGAAGGCGCTCGAGGGTGACTCGAGCGAAATTGGCGAGCAGGCCATCCTGAAGCTGATGGCGGCGGTGGACAGCTACATCCCGACCCCGCAGCGCGCGACGGACAAGCCCTTCCTGATGCCGGTGGAGGATGTGTTCTCCATCGCCGGCCGTGGAACGGTGGCGACGGGCCGCGTGGAGCGCGGCAAGATCAAGGTCGGCGAGGAAGTTGAAGTCGTCGGTCTGCGTCCGACGCAGAAGACGGTCGTGACGGGCGTGGAGATGTTCCGCAAGCTGCTCGACGAGGGCATGGCCGGCGACAACATCGGCGCGCTGGTCCGCGGCCTGAAGCGCGAGGACATGGAGCGCGGCCAGGTGATTGCGAAGCCGGGCAGCATCACCCCGCACACCAAGTTCAAGGCGCAGATCTACGTGCTGTCGAAGGAGGAGGGTGGTCGCCACACCCCGTTCTTCAAGGGCTACCGTCCCCAGTTCTACTTCCGCACGACGGACGTGACGGGAACGGTGAAGCTGCCGGAGAACGTGGAGATGGTGATGCCGGGCGACAACATCGCCATCGAGGTGGAGCTCATCACCCCCGTGGCGATGGAGAAGGAGCTGCGCTTCGCCGTCCGCGAGGGTGGACGTACGGTGGGCGCCGGCGTGGTGGCCGAAGTCATCGAGTAG
- the rpsJ gene encoding 30S ribosomal protein S10, translating to MATQKIRIRLKAYDSKLLDQSAGEIVETAKRTGAKVAGPIPLPTRINKFTVLRSPHVDKKSREQFEIRTHKRLLDILEPTQQTLDALMKLDLSAGVDVEIKS from the coding sequence ATGGCGACACAGAAGATCCGCATCCGGCTGAAGGCATACGACTCGAAGCTCCTGGACCAGAGCGCGGGGGAGATCGTCGAGACGGCCAAGCGCACGGGCGCGAAGGTGGCCGGTCCGATCCCCCTTCCGACGCGCATCAACAAGTTCACGGTGCTGCGGTCGCCGCACGTGGACAAGAAGAGCCGCGAGCAGTTTGAGATCCGCACGCACAAGCGCCTGCTCGACATTCTCGAGCCTACGCAGCAGACGCTGGATGCGTTGATGAAGCTGGATCTGTCGGCTGGCGTTGACGTCGAGATCAAGTCCTAG
- the rplD gene encoding 50S ribosomal protein L4, producing the protein MAKFDVVDLDLKKVSEIELSDDIFGAEPNTHLFYEVAKMQQINRRRGTVGVKNTSLVSGGGKKPWKQKGTGRARQGSIRASHWVGGGKAMAPKARDYFYRPPRKVRRGALKSALSLRAKEKTLIILSGFSLDAPKSKQAFEVLTKRLKLQNALVVDEKGNTNLHRSVRNLAKFDVLPPEGVNLEAVLKHSHLVLTSAAAKSLEGALS; encoded by the coding sequence ATGGCGAAGTTTGACGTTGTCGACCTGGATTTGAAGAAGGTGTCGGAGATTGAGCTCTCCGACGACATCTTCGGCGCTGAGCCGAACACGCACCTCTTTTACGAGGTCGCGAAGATGCAGCAGATCAACCGGCGCCGCGGCACGGTGGGTGTGAAGAACACCTCGCTGGTCAGCGGCGGCGGCAAGAAGCCCTGGAAGCAGAAGGGCACCGGTCGCGCCCGCCAGGGTTCCATCCGCGCTTCCCACTGGGTGGGCGGCGGCAAGGCGATGGCTCCCAAGGCTCGCGACTACTTCTACCGTCCGCCCCGCAAGGTGCGCCGCGGTGCGCTGAAGTCCGCGCTGTCCCTGCGCGCCAAGGAGAAGACGCTCATCATCCTGAGCGGGTTCTCCCTGGATGCCCCCAAGAGCAAGCAGGCCTTCGAGGTGCTGACCAAGCGCCTGAAGCTGCAGAACGCTCTCGTGGTGGACGAGAAGGGCAACACCAACCTGCACCGCAGCGTGCGGAACCTGGCGAAGTTCGACGTGCTGCCTCCCGAGGGCGTGAACCTCGAGGCCGTGCTGAAGCACTCGCACCTCGTCCTGACCTCCGCGGCCGCGAAGTCCCTCGAAGGGGCGCTCTCATGA
- a CDS encoding 50S ribosomal protein L23, translating to MNLSDIIKGPLITEKLDKAREKFRQYSFIVDRKATKHDVARAVETLFKVTVEGVRTNIVRGKIKRVGRSIGKRPNFKKAVVTLKEGDSIELFEGGAA from the coding sequence ATGAATCTCAGCGACATCATCAAGGGCCCGCTCATCACCGAGAAGCTGGACAAGGCCCGGGAGAAGTTCCGGCAGTATTCGTTCATCGTCGACCGCAAGGCCACCAAGCATGACGTGGCTCGCGCGGTTGAGACGCTCTTCAAGGTCACCGTCGAGGGTGTTCGCACGAACATCGTCCGCGGCAAGATCAAGCGCGTGGGTCGGAGCATCGGCAAGCGGCCCAACTTCAAGAAGGCGGTCGTCACCCTCAAGGAAGGCGACTCGATCGAACTCTTCGAGGGAGGGGCGGCCTGA
- the rplB gene encoding 50S ribosomal protein L2, with translation MGIKKYKPTSAARRLMTVSDFADITKDAPEKKLTEPLKRSGGRNVHGHITRRHQGGGHKRRYRVIDFKRRDKDGVPAKVTAVEYDPNRTANIALLTYADGEKRYILAPVGLNVGDTVFAGENADIRPGNSLPLQNIPVGTVIHNVELKPGRGAQVIRSAGTSGQLMAKEGRYAQVRMPSGTVRMVLIECRATVGQVGNIEHEIIRVGKAGKSRWLGIRPTVRGLAMNPVDHPHGGGEGKSGQGNPHPVSPWGKKTKGLTTRTNKRTDKFIVSGRRQGARSQ, from the coding sequence ATGGGCATCAAGAAGTACAAGCCGACAAGCGCCGCCCGCCGTCTGATGACGGTGTCCGATTTCGCGGACATCACCAAGGACGCGCCCGAGAAGAAGCTGACCGAGCCGCTGAAGCGCTCGGGCGGCCGTAACGTCCACGGACACATCACCCGCCGCCACCAGGGCGGTGGGCACAAGCGCCGCTACCGCGTCATCGACTTCAAGCGTCGTGACAAGGATGGCGTGCCGGCCAAGGTCACCGCGGTGGAGTACGACCCCAACCGCACCGCCAACATCGCTCTGCTGACGTACGCGGACGGTGAGAAGCGCTACATCCTGGCTCCTGTGGGCCTGAATGTGGGCGACACGGTGTTCGCCGGCGAGAACGCGGACATCCGTCCGGGCAACTCCCTGCCGCTGCAGAACATCCCGGTGGGTACGGTCATCCACAACGTGGAGCTGAAGCCGGGCCGTGGCGCCCAGGTCATTCGCTCTGCTGGCACGTCTGGCCAGCTGATGGCGAAGGAGGGCCGCTACGCGCAGGTGCGTATGCCTTCCGGTACCGTCCGCATGGTCCTGATTGAGTGCCGCGCCACCGTGGGCCAGGTGGGTAACATCGAGCACGAGATCATCCGCGTCGGTAAGGCGGGTAAGAGCCGGTGGCTGGGCATCCGCCCGACGGTTCGTGGTCTCGCGATGAACCCCGTGGACCACCCGCACGGTGGTGGTGAGGGTAAGTCCGGTCAGGGTAACCCGCACCCGGTGTCGCCGTGGGGCAAGAAGACCAAGGGCCTCACCACGCGAACCAACAAGCGTACTGACAAGTTCATTGTGAGCGGCCGCCGCCAGGGCGCGCGCAGCCAGTAA
- the rpsS gene encoding 30S ribosomal protein S19, whose translation MARSIKKGPFVDDFLVKKIEDMIKTNKKTVVKTWSRRSTILPEFVGHTFAVHNGKKFIPVFVTENMVGHKLGEFAPTRTFGGHSAEKKVAKAPGK comes from the coding sequence ATGGCTCGTTCGATCAAGAAGGGTCCGTTCGTCGACGACTTCCTCGTGAAGAAAATCGAGGACATGATCAAGACGAACAAGAAGACTGTCGTGAAGACGTGGTCCCGCCGCTCCACCATCCTGCCGGAGTTCGTGGGTCACACCTTCGCGGTGCACAACGGGAAGAAGTTCATCCCGGTGTTCGTCACGGAGAACATGGTCGGCCACAAGCTCGGCGAGTTCGCCCCGACGCGTACGTTCGGTGGACACTCGGCGGAGAAGAAGGTCGCCAAGGCCCCGGGCAAGTAG